One window of Metopolophium dirhodum isolate CAU chromosome 3, ASM1992520v1, whole genome shotgun sequence genomic DNA carries:
- the LOC132940976 gene encoding uncharacterized protein LOC132940976, which translates to MLLTTPLRMFGRHLRPLSKKTLRMYSAVAQPLTVPEPDGSQLTSSPKLEKLYTEITSLTMIEVSEFTELLKVRLNLKDIPMGAMVSAPAAAGQDEEEEVATTVKTSFTVKLMKFDDKQKVALIKEVKNLMEGMNLVQAKKFVESAPTVIKSDIGKDEAEKLKEAFTKVGAECVID; encoded by the exons ATGTTGCTAACCACTCCACTTCGTATGTTTGGAAGACATTTGCGACCTTTGTCAAAGAA aACATTAAGAATGTACTCTGCCGTCGCGCAGCCATTGACCGTACCAGAGCCAGATGGAAGCCAACTAACGAGCTCTCCTAAGTTAGAAAAACTGTATACAGAAATCACTTCCTTGACGATGATTGAAGTGTCAGAGTTCACTGAATTATTAAAAGTCCGTCTTAACCTAAAAGACATTCCCATGGGAGCAATGGTCAGCGCCCCAGCTGCAGCAGGACAA gatgaagaagaagaagtaGCTACAACAGTCAAGACAAGTTTCACCGTTAAACTTATGAAATTTGATGATAAACAAAAGGTTGCCTTGATAAAAgaagtaaaaaacttaatggAAGGCATGAATTTAGTACAG GCTAAAAAGTTTGTTGAAAGTGCCCCTACAGTTATCAAATCAGACATTGGTAAAGATGAAGCAGAGAAATTAAAAGAAGCATTTACTAAAGTAGGAGCTGAATGTGTAATTGACTGA
- the LOC132940760 gene encoding exonuclease 1, whose translation MGIQGLIPLLEKSWRSVNVSEFSGCTVAIDAYCWLHRGVYTCAEKLARGEDSQAYVYYCMRFVSMLLDQNIKPILVFDGQHLPAKADTESKRRKLREENRKKAAELMRLDKGKEASSLLRRSIDVTHKMALNLIKRCREINVDCIVAPYEADSQLAYLNLSGIAHIVITEDSDLLLFGCKRVLFKLDQNGAGILIEQEKIHLSMNIKPEQFSLDKFRYMCILSGCDYLPSVPGVGLVKARQFITRTSEPDIYKALIRLGSFVNTKIPPEYRDQFMDADRMFQYQPVFDPLSRRVIPLNDISDSNLPVLVSKLTCDQAYQLALGNIDPISLEVVDSWDPDIQLTPDKIVKKKIIQARHKSIWSKDFQPSKYNPKEKTFTKEIFKSTPTISPKVSKNVTRSSPIHQPPVIKKCLPVTEDDILNTLDEIYENENILGKCDSITEEKHQLTKSPSTKDCKIKNKPESDAEENESPSFLKQLTKRKYTVIDPDVQIVSGYFSPQTSKISKVLEEESINPFKSRKITIDKHKDTNDNLNTSLNSSNINEGNIPQCLENEEVNTKTLIKKLPNQTQTAFSWKSYSNNKVHSTEQEYQNSPDDTFSVIDDTKGVDHENDIDEGFGSQSTKETNSFTNLTPKQGKRSYPRTGLSKSTGKNSQTLLSKFGFKTGDKLKR comes from the exons ATGGGTATTCAAGGGCTGATTCCTCTTTTAGAAAAATCATGGAGGTCCGTTAACGTATCAGAGTTCTCCGGATGTACTGTGGCCATCGACGCTTATTGTTGGTTACACAGAGGCGTATATACCTGTGCCGAGAAATTGGCAAGAGGAGAGGATAGTCAAGC gtatGTATACTACTGTATGCGATTTGTGTCTATGTTGttagatcaaaatattaaaccaattttagtttttgatggACAACATTTACCCGCTAAAGCTGATACTGAATCAAAACGGcgaaa acTAAGAGAGGAAAACCGAAAGAAAGCAGCAGAGTTGATGCGTTTGGATAAAGGAAAAGAAGCTTCATCCCTTTTAAGACGAAGTATCGATGTTACCCATAAAATGGCATTAAATCTCATTAAGCGCTGCAGAGAGATTAATGTTGATTGTATTGTAGCGCCATATGAAGCTGATTCTCAATtggcatatttaaatttaagcgGAATCGCTCATATAGTTATTACAGAAGACTCAGATTTGTTGCTGTTTGGTTGCaaaaga gttttatttaaattagatcAAAATGGTGCTGGTATATTAATTGAACAAGAAAAAATACATCTTTCAATGAATATCAAACCTGAACAGTTTAGTTTAGATAAATTTCGTTACATGTGCATATTATCAGGCTGTGATTATTTACCTTCTGTTCCTGGAGTAGGATTGGTTAAAGCTCGACAGTTTATTACTAGAACAAGTGAACCGGATATCTACAAA gcACTTATTAGATTAGGATCTTTTGTGAATACTAAAATTCCACCTGAATACCGTGATCAATTTATGGATGCTGATCGTATGTTTCAATACCAACCTGTGTTCGATCCATTATCTCGCCGGGTAATACCATTAAATGATATATCAGACTCTAATTTACCTGTACTTGTTTCAAAGCTAACCTGTGATCAAGCTTATCAACTTGCACTGGGAAATATAGATCCTATTTCTTTAGAAGTAGTAGATAGTTGGGATCCAGATATACAATTA ACTCctgataaaattgtaaaaaagaaaattattcaaGCTCGTCATAAAAGTATTTGGTCAAAAGACTTCCAACCATCTAAATATAATCCTAAAGAAAAAACTTTTACTAAAGAAATTTTCAAGAGTACTCCCACTATAAGTCCCAAGGTGTCCAAAAATGTCACTCGATCATCACCAATTCATCAACCacctgtaattaaaaaatgtctacccg TGACTGAAGatgatatattaaatactcTTGATGAAATTTATGAAAACGAAAACATTTTGGGAAAATGTGACAGTATTACTGAAGAAAAACATCAGTTAACAAAATCACCATCTACCAaagattgtaaaattaaaaataaaccagaATCAGATGCAGAAGAAAATGAATCCCCTtcgtttttaaaacaattaactaAAAGAAAGTATACAGTTATAGACCCAGATGTTCAAATAGTTAGTGG ttactttTCTCCTCAAACATCCAAAATTAGTAAAGTTCTTGAAGAAGAATCAATAAATCCATTTAAATCTCGCAAGATAACCATTGATAAACATAAGGACACTAATGACAATTTGAATACCTCTTTAAATTCTAGTAATATTAACGAAGGAAATATACCGCAGTGTCTTGAAAACGAGGAAGTTAAcactaaaacattaattaaaaaactgcCTAATCAAACGCAAACAGCCTTTAGTTGGAAGAGTTACTCAAATAATAAAGTACACAGTACAGAACAAGAATACCAGAACAGTCCAGATGATACCTTTTCAGTAATCGATGACACTAAAGGA GTTGACCATGAAAATGATATTGATGAAGGATTCGGTAGTCAGAGTACAAAAGAAACCAATAGTTTTACTAATCTGACGCCAAAACAGGGAAAGCGTTCATATCCAAGGACCGGACTGTCTAAAAGTACTGGAAAAAACAGTCAGACTCTGTTGTCCAAGTTTGGTTTCAA AACTGGTGACAAATTAAAACGTTAA
- the LOC132940761 gene encoding gastrula zinc finger protein XlCGF57.1-like isoform X2: MSNNLMFRSMFFMNEEARHFLAPPIQLSTTDGEYFTRKTGNPNLNTHHQQQQQQAVAALVNHDSSSSVEIKPLQPPKARPHGCEECGKTFLMKHHLSTHMRGHTGERPHICPECGKTFALKHCLSTHLLLHSSERPYKCLECNKSFTLKHHLVSHERVHTRDRPFECPECRRRFPQKRHLTTHIKFHSGERPYSCSVCGETFSREEHLVMHSRFHGGTQPFVCPDCGAAFLRKFELVNHERQHGRIPESCPACGKEFLQRRTLLVHVRNCGLNSSTPVHRSPYTATASKACRECGETFASDEGLALHMRLHIGDHSFLSDICSLAATLKQSVQGVSNGIANVQNHHQSQHQTGVVANKKSHYCGDCGRGFTQKHGLQQHHVKYPNATCKDKPFACQKCGKSFMQKNHLVLHERQHMDPPPSRNRNATTSAVQSIQHLQTEQVGLQPTPLHTTILGLQPIRHIQSGSQPQLLRHPSEAHSGS, translated from the exons ATGAGCAACAATCTCATGTTTCGAAGTATGTTTTTTATGAACGAAGAAGCTAGACATTTCTTGGCGCCGCCTATACAATTGTCTACGACTGATGGAGAGTATTTCACTCGAAAAACTGGAAATCCTAATTTAAATACACACCatcaacagcaacagcagcaagCCGTTGCAGCGCTTGTTAATCACGATTCTAGTTCTAGTGTTGAAATCAAACCGTTACAA ccTCCGAAAGCACGTCCTCACGGGTGTGAAGAGTGTGGCAAAACGTTTCTAATGAAACATCATTTGTCAACTCACATGCGAGGTCATACTGGCGAGCGGCCCCATATTTGCCCTGAATGTGGAAAGACTTTTGCTCTCAAACATTGTCTAAGTACTCATTTGCTATTGCATAGCTCGGAACGACCATACAAATGTTTAGAATGTAATAAAAGTTTTACCTTAAAACATCATTTG gTAAGTCATGAAAGAGTACATACTCGAGACAGACCATTTGAGTGTCCTGAATGTCGTCGTCGATTTCCTCAGAAACGTCATCTGACTACTCATATAAAATTCCACTCTGGTGAACGACCATACTCTTGTTCT GTTTGTGGTGAGACATTTTCGCGTGAAGAACATCTAGTCATGCATTCAAGATTCCACGGAGGAACACAACCATTCGTGTGCCCGGACTGTGGAGCTGCATTCTTGCGTAAATTTGAATTGGTCAACCATGAACGGCAGCATGGCCGTATACCTGAATCTTGCCCCGCTTGTGGTAAAGAGTTTTTACAGAGACGCACATTATTGGTTCATGTAAGAAACTGTGGCCTTAACTCATCAACACCAGTACATAGATCTCCTTATACCGCAACAGCGAGCAAAGCATGCCG tgaATGTGGTGAAACATTTGCTAGTGATGAAGGATTAGCACTTCACATGCGATTACACATCGGTGACCATAGTTTCCTATCCGATATTTGTAGTCTAGCTGCTACGTTGAAACAAAGCGTACAAGGTGTATCAAATGGTATTGCCAATGTGCAAAATCATCACCAATCACAACATCAAACTGGTGTTGTAGCCAATAAGAAATCTCACTATTGTGGAGATTGTGGCCGTGGCTTTACTCAAAAACATGGCTTACAACAGCATCACGTAAAATACCCAAATGCCACATGTAAAGATAAACCCTTCGCTTGTCAAAAATGTGGTAAAAGTTTCATGCAAAAAAATCACCTTGTACTTCATGAACGGCAACATATGGATCCACCACCGTCTAGAAATCGTAATGCTACCACCTCAGCTGTCCAATCCATACAACATTTACAGACTGAACAAGTTGGCTTGCAGCCGACTCCTCTTCATACAACCATCCTGGGACTACAGCCTATTAGGCATATTCAATCTGGTAGTCAACCTCAACTTTTAAGACATCCCAGTGAGGCCCATTCAGGGTCATAA
- the LOC132940761 gene encoding gastrula zinc finger protein XlCGF57.1-like isoform X1 — MLKRYNDSLQPIRLVTDHLTERLNLDSACALPLANSGSAYFEPKPIKPTKKGRPATGQHIRLAAKKNNQNDVTTMSNNLMFRSMFFMNEEARHFLAPPIQLSTTDGEYFTRKTGNPNLNTHHQQQQQQAVAALVNHDSSSSVEIKPLQPPKARPHGCEECGKTFLMKHHLSTHMRGHTGERPHICPECGKTFALKHCLSTHLLLHSSERPYKCLECNKSFTLKHHLVSHERVHTRDRPFECPECRRRFPQKRHLTTHIKFHSGERPYSCSVCGETFSREEHLVMHSRFHGGTQPFVCPDCGAAFLRKFELVNHERQHGRIPESCPACGKEFLQRRTLLVHVRNCGLNSSTPVHRSPYTATASKACRECGETFASDEGLALHMRLHIGDHSFLSDICSLAATLKQSVQGVSNGIANVQNHHQSQHQTGVVANKKSHYCGDCGRGFTQKHGLQQHHVKYPNATCKDKPFACQKCGKSFMQKNHLVLHERQHMDPPPSRNRNATTSAVQSIQHLQTEQVGLQPTPLHTTILGLQPIRHIQSGSQPQLLRHPSEAHSGS, encoded by the exons ATGTTAAAAAG GTACAATGACAGTCTCCAGCCAATAAGATTGGTGACGGACCATCTGACCGAACGGCTGAACCTTGATAGTGCATGCGCATTGCCGTTGGCCAATTCAGGTTCTGCGTACTTTGAACCGAAACCGATCAAACCGACAAAGAAGGGCCGGCCAGCGACTGGACAACATATTCGGCTTGCGGCCAAAAAAAATAACCAGAATGACGTGACAACGATGAGCAACAATCTCATGTTTCGAAGTATGTTTTTTATGAACGAAGAAGCTAGACATTTCTTGGCGCCGCCTATACAATTGTCTACGACTGATGGAGAGTATTTCACTCGAAAAACTGGAAATCCTAATTTAAATACACACCatcaacagcaacagcagcaagCCGTTGCAGCGCTTGTTAATCACGATTCTAGTTCTAGTGTTGAAATCAAACCGTTACAA ccTCCGAAAGCACGTCCTCACGGGTGTGAAGAGTGTGGCAAAACGTTTCTAATGAAACATCATTTGTCAACTCACATGCGAGGTCATACTGGCGAGCGGCCCCATATTTGCCCTGAATGTGGAAAGACTTTTGCTCTCAAACATTGTCTAAGTACTCATTTGCTATTGCATAGCTCGGAACGACCATACAAATGTTTAGAATGTAATAAAAGTTTTACCTTAAAACATCATTTG gTAAGTCATGAAAGAGTACATACTCGAGACAGACCATTTGAGTGTCCTGAATGTCGTCGTCGATTTCCTCAGAAACGTCATCTGACTACTCATATAAAATTCCACTCTGGTGAACGACCATACTCTTGTTCT GTTTGTGGTGAGACATTTTCGCGTGAAGAACATCTAGTCATGCATTCAAGATTCCACGGAGGAACACAACCATTCGTGTGCCCGGACTGTGGAGCTGCATTCTTGCGTAAATTTGAATTGGTCAACCATGAACGGCAGCATGGCCGTATACCTGAATCTTGCCCCGCTTGTGGTAAAGAGTTTTTACAGAGACGCACATTATTGGTTCATGTAAGAAACTGTGGCCTTAACTCATCAACACCAGTACATAGATCTCCTTATACCGCAACAGCGAGCAAAGCATGCCG tgaATGTGGTGAAACATTTGCTAGTGATGAAGGATTAGCACTTCACATGCGATTACACATCGGTGACCATAGTTTCCTATCCGATATTTGTAGTCTAGCTGCTACGTTGAAACAAAGCGTACAAGGTGTATCAAATGGTATTGCCAATGTGCAAAATCATCACCAATCACAACATCAAACTGGTGTTGTAGCCAATAAGAAATCTCACTATTGTGGAGATTGTGGCCGTGGCTTTACTCAAAAACATGGCTTACAACAGCATCACGTAAAATACCCAAATGCCACATGTAAAGATAAACCCTTCGCTTGTCAAAAATGTGGTAAAAGTTTCATGCAAAAAAATCACCTTGTACTTCATGAACGGCAACATATGGATCCACCACCGTCTAGAAATCGTAATGCTACCACCTCAGCTGTCCAATCCATACAACATTTACAGACTGAACAAGTTGGCTTGCAGCCGACTCCTCTTCATACAACCATCCTGGGACTACAGCCTATTAGGCATATTCAATCTGGTAGTCAACCTCAACTTTTAAGACATCCCAGTGAGGCCCATTCAGGGTCATAA
- the LOC132942167 gene encoding protein FAM200A-like yields the protein MKSRFQDLLELQICNWILDPFSFESVEDLEPHLQMEFIDFKHDCEAQLVFKQVGYELAWIKLKDTYPQLWQQVKLLLLSFPSTYLVEKGFSVVVQLLTKQRNRLDICNKGDLRLALTNIKPDIVKLAATHQAQGSH from the coding sequence ATGAAATCAAGATTTCAAGACCTACTTGAATTACAAATCTGTAATTGGATTTTAGATCCATTTTCGTTTGAATCTGTGGAAGATCTCGAACCTCATTTACAAATGGAATTTATCGATTTTAAACACGACTGTGAGGCACAACTTGTTTTTAAGCAGGTCGGTTACGAGCTTGCCTGGATCAAGCTTAAAGACACTTATCCACAACTATGGCAACAAGTTAAATTGTTGCTTCTCTCTTTCCCATCAACGTATCTAGTTGAAAAAGGATTCAGCGTTGTTGTTCAGCTTTTGACGAAACAAAGAAATCGGTTGGACATTTGCAACAAAGGTGATCTACGTTTAGCTTTGACCAATATCAAACCAGACATCGTTAAATTAGCAGCTACTCATCAGGCTCAGGGCAGTCATTGA